A window from Seriola aureovittata isolate HTS-2021-v1 ecotype China chromosome 14, ASM2101889v1, whole genome shotgun sequence encodes these proteins:
- the LOC130181517 gene encoding catechol O-methyltransferase domain-containing protein 1-like, producing the protein MAADINMLFCVGFAVVLTGVGQSAFTGKSHSKGKDDLVLQYVVNNSLREDPILTKLRLRTLEDPWSVMMVASEQAQFMANLIKLINGTKAIEIGMYTGYNALSMALAMPENGCVVACEIDDNYVNIAKPFFKEAGVENKIDVRHEIAMKTLNDLIAAGEAGTYDFVFIDADKSNYDGYYEKSLELIRKGGIIAIDNVLWSGKVVNPAPDDVTSQTLDALNKKLHKDQRIELSMLTVGDGLTIAIKR; encoded by the exons ATGGCTGCAGACATTAATATGCTGTTTTGTGTTGGATTTGCTGTTGTATTAACAG GTGTGGGACAGTCTGCCTTCACTGGGAAGAGCCACAGCAAGGGAAAGGACGATCTGGTGCTGCAGTATGTAGTTAACAACTCTCTGAGGGAGGATCCGATCCTCACCAAACTCAGACTG agaaCCCTTGAAGACCCATGGAGTGTCATGATGGTTGCCAGTGAACAAGCCCAGTTTATGGCAAATCTCATTAAACTGATCAATGGAACTAAAGCCATTGAAATTG GGATGTACACAGGGTACAATGCACTGAGCATGGCTTTGGCCATGCCAGAGAATGGATGTGTGGTGGCTTGTGAAATAGACGACAACTATGTGAACATCGCCAAACCATTTTTTAAAGAg GCTGGAGTTGAAAATAAGATAGATGTGAGACATGAAATAGCCATGAAGACATTGA ATGACCTAATAGCAGCTGGGGAAGCTGGAACATATGACTTTGTGTTCATCGATGCTGATAAATCCAACTATGACGGATACTATGAGAAATCGCTTGAACTCATACGAAAAGGGGGCATCATTGCAATTGACAAT GTGCTGTGGAGCGGAAAGGTGGTGAATCCTGCTCCCGACGACGTCACCTCCCAGACTCTGGATGCTCTCAATAAGAAGCTGCACAAAGACCAGAGGATTGAGCTGAGCATGCTCACTGTGGGCGATGGGCTGACCATTGCCATTAAACGCTAA
- the LOC130181501 gene encoding neurofilament light polypeptide has protein sequence MRRSTPHRITQYEDLQDKPRRSGLDISDVMRGAKPLSGKFNEKELMHGLNDRLAGFIAKVHQLEHHNHLLEREIQEIRGKAKPASCLEEEYGPELRRLRQMVQDITQQKHQIEIEHQNLEEELSNLRRQHERDARSRSDAESSIMVLKKDINDAYQAKLQLDKKAQSLVDEIHFLKRNHEVEVSEISDQIQDLQVTVKAHDFGNPGVTAALRDIRAQLEGHAVTDVQQVGETFRSQFARLTEDAESKREALKATQQEIQEHRRRLQAKNIELDCAKGAREALEKQLHDVEDRHKEEIIHYHNTIKELENELINCKFDMSGYLREYQDLLNVKMALDVEIMSYRKLLCGEEARLSAVSDTHMSLPYIYHQSPVYTLPCLSRPGGPHRRAEPQYKFVEEIITETTREIEMSEFEETGSEETEVGKDEQDCTKRDRQGCEEEKDSKDSGEEESEQMSHSEQNEETSVGDLVNGGDDGDGGSPVEVDDGEQSQKRKEESEETEAVDTEGDNGIDKNTQSKVLLSESCDEDEGEQQEKVAEKTKEEKEDAVQKDFSPKADDLKPEVSVEDEPVNDREEDAQKDFISVQVKRPVDETLAQVSKVSKSDKIKELSSAAQMQDKKTTDFTTETKSPLSTETDELSEKARVTSNTTLKSEERENIHAEQKEINKSEAAKGEDKVANSTEDPRHDSNKSQDEELSLKSNVKSLPEVEDQKPISGDKTETDQTMLSNEKTSTGAEIKELHQKGAESSQAQKPELTEGSEKTNDPQGKAEKVESSKSEK, from the exons ATGAGGCGCAGTACGCCGCACAGAATCACTCAATATGAGGACTTACAAGACAAACCAAGACGTTCGGGGTTAGATATCAGTGACGTGATGAGGGGGGCCAAGCCGTTATCTGGAAAGTTTAACGAAAAGGAATTGATGCATGGCTTGAACGATCGCCTCGCAGGATTCATAGCGAAGGTGCACCAGCTGGAGCACCACAATCATCTGCTGGAGAGAGAAATCCAGGAGATCAGAGGGAAAGCGAAGCCCGCATCCTGCCTGGAGGAGGAGTATGGACCAGAGCTCAGGAGACTGAGACAGATGGTTCAGGATATTACTCAGCAGAAGCATCAGATTGAAATCGAGCATCAGAATTTAGAGGAAGAACTATCCAACCTGAGAAGACAACATGAACGAGATGCGCGTAGCAGATCAGATGCGGAGAGCAGTATTATGGTCCTGAAGAAGGACATCAATGACGCCTATCAGGCTAAACTACAGCTGGACAAAAAAGCGCAGTCTCTCGTGGATGAAATCCACTTCTTGAAGAGAAACCACGAGGTCGAGGTGTCAGAGATATCGGACCAAATCCAGGACCTGCAGGTGACCGTCAAGGCGCATGACTTTGGCAACCCCGGCGTCACTGCGGCACTCCGGGACATCAGGGCACAGCTGGAAGGTCATGCGGTGACCGACGTCCAGCAGGTAGGGGAAACTTTCCGATCTCAGTTTGCAAGATTAACAGAGGATGCTGAGTCCAAGAGAGAGGCTTTAAAAGCGACCCAGCAGGAGATTCAGGAGCACAGGAGACGCCTGCAGGCCAAAAACATCGAACTGGACTGCGCTAAAGGCGCCAGGGAAGCGCTGGAGAAGCAACTGCATGACGTCGAGGATCGCCACAAGGAGGAAATCATCCACTATCAC aACACAATCAAAGAACTTGAAAATGAGCTCATAAATTGCAAATTTGACATGTCTGGTTACCTGCGGGAGTATCAGGACCTATTAAATGTGAAGATGGCTTTGGATGTGGAGATAATGTCTTACAG GAAACTTCTCTGTGGTGAAGAAGCTCGGCTTTCTGCAGTATCAGACACCCACATGTCTTTGCCCTACATCTACCACCAGTCCCCTGTTTACACCCTCCCCTGCCTCAGCCGGCCAGGCGGCCCACACAGAAGAGCAGAGCCCCAGTATAAGTTTGTGGAGGAGATCATAACAGAGACCACCAGGGAAATTGAGATGTCAGAATTTGAGGAAACAGGATCTGAGGAGACAGAAGTAGGAAAAGATGAGCAGGACTGTACTAAAAGAGATAGACAGggctgtgaggaggagaaggataGTAAagacagtggagaggaagagagtgagcaGATGTCTCACAGTGAGCAGAATGAAGAAACATCAGTAGGAGATTTAGTGAATGGAGGTGATGATGGGGATGGTGGAAGTCCTGTTGAGGTGGATGATGGTGAACaaagtcaaaaaagaaaagaagagtcAGAGGAGACTGAAGCAGTTGACACTGAAGGAGACAATGGCATAGATAAAAATACTCAAAGCAAAGTGTTATTAAGTGAGAGCTGTGATGAGGATGAAGGTGAGCAACAGGAAAAAGTagctgaaaagacaaaagaagagaaagaagatgcAGTTCAGAAAGATTTCTCTCCAAAAGCAGATGATTTAAAACCAGAGGTCAGTGTGGAGGATGAACCTGTGAATGATAGAGAAGAAGATGCGCAGAAAGATTTTATTTCAGTCCAAGTGAAGAGGCCGGTTGATGAGACCTTGGCCCAAGTGTCTAAAGTGTCTAAATCAGACAAAATCAAAGAGTTGAGCAGTGCTGCTCAAATGCAAGataagaaaacaacagattttacaacagagacaaagagccCTCTTTCCACAGAGACAGACGAGCTTTCAGAAAAGGCTCGAGTAACTTCAAATACAACACTCAAGAGTGAGGAAAGGGAAAACATTCATGCAGAACAAAAGGAAATCAATAAATCTGAGGCTGCAAAAGGTGAGGACAAAGTAGCAAACAGCACTGAAGATCCTCGACATGACAGCAATAAAAGCCAAGATGAAGAGTTGTCGCTAAAATCTAATGTTAAAAGTCTCCCTGAAGTGGAAGATCAGAAGCCAATCAGTGGAGATAAGACTGAAACTGACCAAACTATGTTGTCAAATGAAAAGACAAGTACCGGTGCAGAAATCAAAGAGTTACATCAGAAGGGGGCAGAAAGCAGCCAGGCTCAGAAACCAGAGCTGACCGAAggctcagagaaaacaaatgatccACAAGGTAAAGCTGAGAAGGTAGAGAGCAGTAagtcagagaaataa
- the vdac2 gene encoding voltage-dependent anion-selective channel protein 2 has product MDVPPSYADLGKSAKDIFNKGYGFGLVKLDVKTKSASGVEFKTSGSSNTDTSKVAGSLETKYKRSEYGLTFTEKWNTDNTLGTEITVEDQIAKGLKLTFDTTFSPNTGKKSGKVKTAYKREYVNLGCDVDFDFAGPTIHGAAVVGYEGWLAGYQMSFDTAKSKMTQNNFAIGYKTGDFQLHTNVNDGAEFGGSIYQKVSDKLETAVNLAWTAGSNSTRFGIAAKYQLDKDASISAKVNNNSLVGVGYTQTLRPGVKLTLSGLIDGKNINAGGHKLGLGLELEA; this is encoded by the exons ATGGATGTGCCTCCCTCATATGCTGACCTGGGCAAGTCTGCCAAAGACATCTTCAACAAAGGCTATG GATTTGGCCTGGTGAAGCTCGATGTCAAGACAAAGTCAGCCAGTGGAGTG GAATTCAAAACATCTGGTTCCTCCAACACTGATACCAGCAAAGTTGCAGGTAGCCTGGAAACTAAATACAAGAGGTCAGAATACGGTCTGACTTTCACTGAGAAGTGGAACACTGACAACACCTTGGGAACAGAAATCACTGTTGAAGATCAG ATTGCCAAGGGACTGAAGTTGACTTTTGACACAACCTTCTCACCAAACACTGG CAAGAAGAGTGGCAAAGTTAAGACCGCCTACAAGCGCGAGTACGTTAACTTGGGCTGTGATGTCGACTTTGACTTCGCTGGCCCCACCATCCAtggagctgctgttgttggCTACGAGGGGTGGCTCGCTGGATACCAGATGAGCTTTGACACTGCCAAATCCAAGATGACCCAGAACAACTTTGCCATCGGTTACAAGACAGGAGACTTCCAGCTGCACACCAATGT TAATGATGGCGCTGAGTTTGGAGGTTCCATCTACCAGAAGGTGAGCGACAAGCTGGAGACGGCAGTCAACCTGGCCTGGACCGCTGGCAGCAACAGCACACGCTTCGGTATTGCAGCCAAGTACCAGCTGGACAAGGATGCCTCCATCAGT GCTAAAGTGAACAACAATAGCCTTGTTGGCGTTGGGTACACCCAGACCCTTAGACCAG GCGTGAAACTCACCCTGTCTGGCCTGATCGATGGAAAGAACATCAACGCAGGAGGCCACAAGCTGGGTCTGGGCTTGGAACTGGAAGCCTAA
- the LOC130181600 gene encoding CMRF-35-like molecule 4, which produces MNNVKYLCKGYYWKLCLVEVKTNQPRSSRKFSICDDKKQRIFTVTIKDLMNTDTYYWCFVEINGGADDGQNFHLSVTTDTPSLSVDHQDITGFIGESINISCYYRNSGERGWCRLGMNCVTGSSGSIDGTNVTIRATVPNVFTVTMSGLKAESSGWYYCVKGELQMPVHVTVTETPTTSAPRTTECPTNISPTLEPVHQSSVFASKDPSTVQQNSLSIHLKSFIIRLSLLTFIVIVGLFIWFMFRRYKRTKADSTTAKAEEDLRHSNAEEYSKEVKRRE; this is translated from the exons ATGAACAACGTGAAATACTTGTGTAAAGGATATTACTGGAAATTGTGCTTAGTTGAAGTTAAAACAAACCAACCACGTAGTTCAAGAAAGTTTTCAATCTGTGATGACAAAAAACAGAGAATCTTCACTGTGACTATAAAAGATCTGATGAATACAGACACTTATTACTGGTGTTTTGTGGAGATTAATGGAGGGGCAGATGATGGCCAGAAttttcacctgtctgtcacCACAG ATACACCCAGCCTCTCTGTGGATCATCAGGACATTACAGGATTTATTGGAGAGAGTATAAACATCAGTTGTTACTATAGAAACTCTGGAGAAAGGGGGTGGTGTAGGTTGGGCATGAACTGTGTGACAGGGTCATCAGGATCAATAGATGGAACAAATGTGACCATCCGTGCGACAGTCCccaatgttttcactgtgactATGAGTGGACTGAAGGCAGAGAGCAGCGGCTGGTATTACTGTGTTAAAGGAGAATTACAGATGCCAGTTCATGTCACTGTTACTGAGACACCTACTACCA GCGCTCCAAGAACAACAGAGTGTCCAACTAACATATCGCCCACTCTTGAACCTGTGCATCAGTCTTCTGTGTTCGCAAGCAAAGATCCTTCCACAGTTCAACAGAACAG TCTTTCCATTCACCTAAAGAGTTTCATCATCCGTCTGAGCTTGTTGACCTTCATTGTTATTGTGGGCTTGTTCATCTGGTTTATGTTCAGAAGATACA AACGAACCAAAGCAGATTCAACCACAGCAAAA GCTGAAGAGGACTTGAGACACAGTAATGCTGAGGAATACAGTAAAGAG GTTAAACGCAGGGAGTGA
- the LOC130181679 gene encoding CMRF35-like molecule 5, producing MTVHLSFLLILTGLTGVHCVTTVSKVSVKAGNSITIPCRYGSEYMNNVKYLCKGSHWKFCSYAVKTNQPHNTPSLSVDHQDITGFIGESINISCYYRNSGERRWCRLGMNCVTGSSGSIDGTSVTISATVPNVFTVTMSGLKAESSGWYYCVKGELQMPVHVTVTERPTTCAPRTTECPTNISPTLEPVHQSSVFASKDPSTVQQNSLSIHLKSFIIRLSLLTFIVIVGLFIWFMFNRYNGTKADSTGFLCGY from the exons ATGACTGTTCATCTCAGCTTTCTTCTCATCCTCACTGGACTCACAG GAGTTCATTGCGTAACCACAGTCAGTAAAGTGTCAGTGAAGGCTGGAAATTCAATCACCATCCCATGTCGCTATGGCTCAGAATACATGAACAACGTGAAATACTTGTGTAAAGGATCTCACTGGAAGTTCTGTTCATATGCAGTTAAAACAAACCAACCACATA ATACACCCAGCCTCTCTGTGGATCATCAGGACATTACAGGATTTATTGGAGAGAGTATAAACATCAGTTGTTACTATAGAAACTCTGGAGAAAGGAGGTGGTGTAGGTTGGGCATGAACTGTGTGACAGGGTCATCAGGATCAATAGATGGAACAAGTGTGACCATCAGTGCGACAGTCCccaatgttttcactgtgactATGAGTGGACTGAAGGCAGAGAGCAGCGGCTGGTATTACTGTGTTAAAGGAGAATTACAGATGCCAGTTCATGTCACTGTTACTGAGAGACCTACTACCT GCGCTCCAAGAACAACAGAGTGTCCAACTAACATATCGCCCACTCTTGAACCTGTGCATCAGTCTTCTGTGTTCGCAAGCAAAGATCCTTCCACAGTTCAACAGAACAG TCTTTCCATTCACCTAAAGAGTTTCATCATCCGTCTGAGCTTGTTGACCTTCATTGTTATTGTGGGCTTGTTCATCTGGTTTATGTTCAACAGATACA ATGGAACCAAAGCAGATTCAACCGGATTCCTTTGTGGTTACTGa
- the LOC130181165 gene encoding uncharacterized protein LOC130181165 has translation MAVHLSFLFILTAVTGIHSVNTVSKVSVKAGDSITIPCLYGSQYMNNVKYLCKGYYWSSCSYAVKTNQPHSSGKFSISDDKNQRIFTVTIKDLMNTDTDYWCNVEINGRVDVGQYFHLSITTDTPSLSVDHQEITGFIGESINISCYYRNSGERRWCRLGMNCVTGSSVSMDGTSVTISATVPNVFTVTMSGLKAESSGWYYCVKGELQMPVHVTVTETPTTTTSSSPTPKPVNTTSDSLPSVTANRKGFFIPLSLLIVIVLVILFMWFTFRKVNKQTEAESSTTATAEEEVKYSTIKHKRKPGQGSDAKSDGEVMYSSAVKPAVKQQMEKRVEATAEDVTYSTLAQSKQNL, from the exons ATGGCTGTTCATCTCAGCTTTCTTTTCATCCTCACTGCAGTCACAG GAATTCACAGCGTGAATACAGTCAGTAAAGTGTCAGTGAAGGCAGGAGATTCAATCACTATCCCATGTCTCTATGGCTCACAATACATGAACAACGTGAAATACTTGTGTAAAGGATATTACTGGAGCTCCTGTTCATATGCAGTTAAAACAAACCAACCACATAGTTCAGGAAAGTTTTCAATCTCTGACGACAAAAACCAAAGAATCTTCACTGTGACTATAAAAGATCTGATGAATACAGACACTGATTACTGGTGTAATGTGGAGATTAATGGAAGGGTAGATGTTGGACAGTATTTTCACCTGTCCATCACCACAG ATACACCCAGCCTCTCTGTGGATCATCAGGAGATTACAGGATTTATTGGAGAGAGTATAAACATCAGTTGTTACTATAGAAACTCTGGAGAAAGGAGGTGGTGCAGGTTGGGCATGAACTGTGTGACAGGGTCATCAGTATCAATGGATGGAACAAGTGTGACCATCAGTGCGACAGTCCccaatgttttcactgtgactATGAGTGGACTGAAGGCAGAGAGCAGCGGCTGGTATTACTGTGTTAAAGGAGAATTACAGATGCCAGTTCATGTCACTGTTACTGAGACACCTACTACCA CCACTTCATCATCACCCACTCCCAAACCTGTCAATACCACCTCTGATTCACTTCCCAG TGTTACAGCTAATCGAAAGGGGTTCTTCATCCCACTGAGTTTGTTGATCGTCATTGTCTTGGTGATCTTGTTCATGTGGTTTACATTTAGAAAAGTGAACA AACAGACGGAAGCAGAATCATCAACCACAGCAACA gctgaagaggaagtgaaataCAGTACTATTAAACACAAGAGAAAACCAGGCCAG GGGTCAGATGCTAAGAGTGATGGGGAAGTGATGTACAGCTCTGCGGTTAAGCctgctgtaaaacaacaaatggaaaaaagg GTTGAAGCAACAGCTGAAGATGTTACATATAGCACATTGGCTCAAAGCAAGCAAAACCTGTAA
- the LOC130181164 gene encoding CMRF35-like molecule 8, translated as MTCRQKEERLWLLSVSVKILYCVLVAGVHSVITVSKVSVKAGDSITIPCRYGSEYMDHVKYLCKGSHWKFCSYAVKTNQPRSSGKFSISDDKKQRIFTVTIKDLTNTDTDYWCIVEINGGADDGQYFHLSITTDTPSLSVDHQEITGFIGESINISCYYRNSGQSGLCRLGKNCVTGSSGSIDGTSVTISATVPNVFTVTMNGLKTESSGWYYCVKGELQMPVHVTVTERPTTSTLATRGSTTLSPIDPVIPERSASINLKSLIIPLSVLIFIVIVSLFIWFMMKKHKQSNAKSSAMTMAEEGVTYCNVGYKRETSGQRSHAESDMDVMYDTVVTIKQQTAKRVEAQHNDVTYSTLAPTRSVN; from the exons ATGACTTGCAGGCAAAAGGAAGAAAGATTATGGTTGCTGAGTGTAtctgttaaaatactgtattgTGTTCTTGTTGCAGGAGTTCACAGTGTAATCACAGTCAGTAAAGTGTCAGTGAAGGCAGGAGATTCAATCACCATCCCATGTCGCTATGGCTCAGAATACATGGACCATGTGAAATACTTGTGTAAAGGATCTCACTGGAAGTTCTGTTCATATGCAGTTAAAACAAACCAACCACGTAGTTCAGGAAAGTTTTCAATCTCTGACGACAAAAAACAGAGAATCTTCACTGTGACTATAAAAGATCTGACGAATACAGACACTGATTACTGGTGTATTGTGGAGATTAATGGAGGGGCAGATGATGGACAGTATTTTCACCTGTCCATCACCACAG ATACACCCAGCCTCTCTGTGGATCATCAGGAGATTACAGGATTTATTGGAGAGAGTATAAACATCAGTTGTTACTATAGAAACTCTGGACAAAGCGGGTTGTGCAGGTTGGGCAAGAACTGTGTGACAGGGTCATCAGGATCAATAGATGGAACAAGTGTGACCATCAGTGCGACAGTCCccaatgttttcactgtgactATGAATggactgaagacagagagcagcgGCTGGTATTACTGTGTTAAAGGAGAATTACAGATGCCAGTTCATGTCACTGTTACTGAGAGACCTACTACCT CCACACTTGCAACAAGAGGCTCAACCACCTTATCACCCATTGATCCCGTTATTCCAGAGCGCAG TGCTTCAATTAACCTAAAGAGCCTCATCATCCCTCTGAGTGTGTTGATCTTCATTGTAATAGTATCCTTGTTCATCTGGTTTATGATGAAAAAGCACA AGCAAAGCAACGCAAAGTCATCAGCCATGACAATG GCTGAAGAGGGAGTAACATACTGTAACGTTGGGTACAAGAGAGAAACTTCAGGCCAG AGATCACATGCTGAAAGTGACATGGATGTGATGTACGACACTGTGGTTaccataaaacaacaaacagcgaAAAGG GTTGAAGCGCAACATAATGATGTTACATACAGTACTTTGGCTCCGACCAGATCAGTCAATTAG